In Felis catus isolate Fca126 chromosome C2, F.catus_Fca126_mat1.0, whole genome shotgun sequence, a single window of DNA contains:
- the LOC109491566 gene encoding basic proline-rich protein-like — MENALRMVRKTPGVASRWPPCARRAVTRAQTGARRRAVPSRRAAPRGHAGPGPPGPVPRRGLPGRAVPSPAARPPAPPPCARCPVPTLRRGRAAPARPGEGLPGGGARAAGPPPLTSSPSPRCTLSGEPLPSPGWNAAARPVPPQPAARLPPRPRLCPQRLARAPPLPPLRQWPRPPPPGRPGPQLTAWEGPPSHSREPLRTPEPGRPPGSAPAPTRPCPRHAGTCSPRPAALRRRVPPDRGRRRATCRRGWLRLCCLAAPGAAAPSPQSKPFRTRRGAHPGSRSSPHAGRAARLQLGTERIPG, encoded by the coding sequence ATGGAGAACGCTCTCAGAATGGTGCGCAAGACACCGGGCGTGGCGAGCAGGTGGCCTCCGTGCGCCCGCCGCGCGGTGACGAGAGCGCAGACAGGTGCCCGCCGACGCGCAGTGCCCTCTCGCCGCGCTGCCCCCCGCGGGCACGCGGGCCCAGGGCCTCCCGGGCCAGTGCCTCGGCGCGGCCTCCCCGGGCGCGCGGTGCCCAGCCCGGCCGCGAGGCCGCCCGCCCCGCCTCCCTGCGCGCGGTGCCCGGTGCCCACGCTGCGGCGGGGACGCGCGGCCCCAGCCCGCCCGGGagaggggcttcctggaggcgGAGCCCGCGCCGCCGGCCCGCCGCCGCTCACCAGTTCCCCGAGCCCACGATGCACACTTTCAGGGGAGCCGCTGCCATCGCCAGGCTGGAACGCAGCAGCCCGGCCCGTGCCTCCCCAGCCGGCCGCCCGCCTGCCTCCGCGCCCACGGCTTTGCCCACAGCGGCTCGCGagggccccgcccctcccgcctctCCGCCAATGGCCGCGACCACCgccgcccgggcgccccgggCCACAGCTGACAGCCTGGGAGGGCCCGCCCAGCCACTCCCGAGAACCACTGCGCACGCCTGAGCCTGGCCGGCCTCCGGGCTCGGCTCCGGCGCCGACCCGCCCCTGCCCGAGGCATGCCGGGACTTGTAGTCCACGCCCCGCCGCCCTCCGCCGCCGCGTGCCCCCGGACCGCGGCCGCCGCCGCGCCACGTGCAGACGTGGGTGGTTGCGCCTCTGCTGTCTCGCAGCGCCAGGGGCTGCAGCGCCGTCCCCGCAGAGCAAACCCTTCCGGACCCGGCGTGGTGCCCACCCCGGCTCGCGTTCTTCTCCCCACGCGGGAAGAGCGGCTAGGCTGCAGCTTGGAACCGAGAGGATCCCAGGGTGA